From the genome of Actinomycetes bacterium:
ACCGGCAAGTGGGGGATCCGGGTCAACCGGGTCGAGATCAAGGCGATCGACCCGCCGCCCTCCATCCAGGACTCGATGGAGAAGCAGATGCGGGCCGACCGGGAGAAGCGCGCGACGATCCTCACGGCCGAGGGCTTCAAGCAGTCGCAGATCCTCACCGCCGAGGGTGAGCGGCAGGCGGCGATCCTCAAGGCCGAGGGTGACGCGCAGGCGGCCGTGCTCCGGGCTGACGGCGAGGCGCAGGCGATCCAGAAGGTCTTCGACGCGATCCACGCCGGCAACCCGGACCAGAAGCTGCTGGCGTACCAGTACCTCCAGACGCTGCCGCAGATCGCGCGCGGCGACAGCAACAAGGTCTGGATCGTGCCGAGCGAGCTGGGCGAGGCGCTCAAGGGCATCGGCGGCATGCTCGGCTCTGGCGAGGACCGCCAGCCGCCGCCCCGCGTGCCCTGACGAGAGCGGCGCCGTCCAGCCCCATGGACGGCGGGGGGCTGTCCGCAGGCCTGGTGCTGTGGCACCGTGGAGCTGCCCGCGTTCGCCCAGCCCCCGCGGCGCGGCGGCGCGTGTAGGGCTGCGCCGCCGCTGCCCCTCCCGGTGGTGCCGACCCTGCGAAGGCGGGACGGTAGCGCAAAGTGCGGTCCCCAGATCGCGTACCGCGCACGCCCCGCCTTCGCGCGTGTGGACCGTGCCCTGGGCCGTCAGCCGAGGGAGCCGCTGCCAGGGCCGCCCGGGTTGCGCTGCGCGTACTGGCCGGCCAGCTTCAGCACGAGCTGCACGTACCACTCGGCGTGGTTGTAGTGCCAGATCGCCTGGGCCGTCGCCTCGGCGCTGCGCCCCGCGCCGTTGCGGCACAGGTAGTTCGCGGCCGAGAACACCGCGTCGGCCGGGTCCATGATGTCGCGGTCGCCGTCCCCGTCCCCGTCCACGCCGTACGACGCGAAGGTGCTCGGCATGAACTGCATCGGGCCCTGGGCCCCCGCGTAGGACGTGCCCGGGTTGGCGCCGTGCCCGGACTCCACCTGGCCGATGGCGGCCAGCAGCGACCAGGACATCCCCGGGCAGGTGCGGGCCGCGGCGACGTACAGCTTCTGGAACAGCGGCGGGATCCCGCCGGCCCGGGCGGTGCTCACCCGCTGCGCCCCGGCGGCGTCGACCTGGGCGTTGAGGGCGGCGATCTGGGCCAGCAGGTCCTGAGCCTCCTGCAGGGCACGCGCCCGCTGGGACAGCGCGCTGAGCTCCGCCGCCGCCTCGTCCAGGCGGGCCTGCAGCTCCTCGTAGCGCCGCTGCACGTCGGACGCGGTGACCACCCGCCGCTCGGCCGCTTGCTCGAGCCGTCCGGCCCGGTCCTGCAGCCGGTCGGTCTCCACGCGGCTGCGGGCCGACGTGGATACTCCGGCGGCGACCAGCCGCTGCACGTAGGTCATCCGCGCCGCCGCGTCGGTCGGGCCACCCGCGCTCAGGACGCTGGCGTAGAGCGCCGCCCCGCCGGTCATGTAGAGCGCCCGCACCCGCTGGCTCTCCTCCGTGCGGGCGGCCTCCTCGGCCGCCGCCGCAGCGTCGGCGTCCTGCGCCGCGTCGATGCTGCGCGAGACGCCGGCCGCCAGGCCGCGCAGGGCGAGGTCGTAGGCCGCGAGGGCCTTTTCCACCTGCGGTCGCAGTGCCTCTACCCGGCGGGCGGCCACGGCGGTCGCGGCGCGCGCGTCCGCGAGGTCCTCGGCCTGGGCTGAGGGACCGGGCAGGGCGACCAGCAGCAGGACACCCGCCGCGGCGGCGGTCGCCCGGCGCCAGGCGTGCGGAAGAGGTCCCACCTCTCCTAGGTCGGCGTCCGAGGGCCCCGCCTTGACGTGGAAGGATCACGGCCGTGCCCGCCGGAGCTCGCTCGTGAGCGTCTGGGAGGCCGTGGCGGTCGCCCTCGCGGGGCTCGCAGCCGGCACCATCAACACCGTCGTCGGGTCGGGGACACTGGTGACCTTCCCGGTCCTGCTCGCGGTCGGCTACCCCCCGGTGCTGGCCAACGTCACCAACACGGTCGGCCTGGTGCCGGGGTCCCTCAGCGGGTCGGTCGGCTACCGACGCGAGCTGATCGGTCAGGGCCGGCGTCTGGCACGCCTGGCGGTGGCCTCCGTGCTCGGGGGCATCACCGGCGCGGTGCTGCTGCTCGTGCTGCCGGAGGAGGCCTTCCTGGCGATCGTGCCGGTCCTCATCGGCCTGGCCTGCGTCATGGTCGTCGTGCAGCCCCGGGTCGCGGCGCGGCTGCGGGCCCGGGAGGGGCACCAGCGACGCGAGCACGCCGGCCCCTTGCTGTACGCGCTCATCTACCTCGCGGGCATCTACGGCGGCTACTTCGGCGCCGCGCAGGGCGTGCTGCTGATCGCGATCATGGGCCTGCTGCTCGACGAGCACCTGCAGCGGATCAATGCCGCCAAGAACGTGCTCGCGCTGCTCGTCAACGCCGTCGCCGCTCTGGTGTTCATCGCGGTCACCGACATCGCGTGGGAAGCGGCCGCCCTGATCGCAGTCGGCTCGACCGTCGGCGGCCAGGTCGGGGCGCTGATCGGCCGGCGGATCCCGCAGCCGGTGCTGCGCGGGCTGGTCGTCCTGGTGGGCCTCGTGGCGATGGCGCAGATCCTCGCCGGCTAGCCCGACCGCCGCAGACGGTCCAGCGTGGCCGTCGCGTCGAGCCCGCTGAGCAGCACGGCAGCCGCGTCGCGCTCGCCGGCCGCCCAGGTCTCGACGGCCTGCTCGTAGCGCTCGTGCAGCGCCTGCCAGCCGTCCGCGGCGCGCTGGTGGTCGCCGGCGAGTGCCGGCCCCCACGGCCCCGGCGGCACAGCGGGATCCGGCTCGTCACCGCGCGGCAGGGCCTGGCCGCAGCGCAGGGCGTACGTCGCCAGCTCGGCCTGGCTGACTTGGTGGTGTCGCCGGTGGGCCAGGCCGTAGGCCTCCCGCACGAACGCCGGCAGGTCGCCGCTCCCCGCCAGCCAGTGCAGCTCGGCGGCCGCGGCCGCGACCGGGCCGACCACGTGCGGCTCGTCCGAGCCGGTGACGTCGGCGAGCGCGCGGTCGAGCAGCGAGCCCGCTCCGTCCCGGCCGCGCCGGGCCAGCAGCCGGGCCAGCATGGCGGTCGCCATCGGCCGCATCAGTCCCGGCTCGCCCGGCCGGTCGACCAGGTCCCGGAGGGCGGACTCCGCCTCGTCCCACGAGCCGGTCGAGAGCTGGATCGCGGCCCGGGTGAGGTCGAGGCGGTACTCCCCGGCGAAGAACTCGCCGTCGGCGCAGCCGGCCAGCCCGGTCCGCACGTAGTCCATGGCGAGCTCGGGCTCGCCCGACCGGTAGGCCGCCCCCGAGGCGTTGACGCAGCCGCGCGTGACGTACTCCACCCGCGGGTCGCGGGCCGCGATCCGGACGGCCTCGTCGAGCTGGTCCCGTCCGGCCGGGTCGCCGTTGCTGAGCCGTTCCGCGCCCAGGTAGGTGAGGGTGTGGGCGACCAGGTCGTCCCGCCCGGTCTGCCGGGCCAGCTCGACGGCCAGCCGGGCGTGCTCGACCGCGCCCGGTCCGGGCTCGGAGACCGGGCCGAGCGTCGCCAGGTTGCCGCGGGCCCGGGCGACCTCGGCGTGCGCCTGGGCGAGCAGCACCGTGGCCGGTCGGTCGTCGGCCCGGGACCGGGCCCGCTCGGCCGCGGCGACGGCCCGCTGGGCAGCCTGCTCGGCGAAACGCGGCCCGACCGCCCACAGCCCGGTGCGGGCCAGCCCGACCAGCGCCCGCCCGAGCTGGGCCGGGTCGCCGAGGGTGTCCCACATCTGCACCGACTCCACCGCCAGGCGCTGCGACTCGGCGAAGCGGTTGAGCAGGTAGAGCGAGTGCGCCCGGTCG
Proteins encoded in this window:
- a CDS encoding lytic murein transglycosylase, whose translation is MGPLPHAWRRATAAAAGVLLLVALPGPSAQAEDLADARAATAVAARRVEALRPQVEKALAAYDLALRGLAAGVSRSIDAAQDADAAAAAEEAARTEESQRVRALYMTGGAALYASVLSAGGPTDAAARMTYVQRLVAAGVSTSARSRVETDRLQDRAGRLEQAAERRVVTASDVQRRYEELQARLDEAAAELSALSQRARALQEAQDLLAQIAALNAQVDAAGAQRVSTARAGGIPPLFQKLYVAAARTCPGMSWSLLAAIGQVESGHGANPGTSYAGAQGPMQFMPSTFASYGVDGDGDGDRDIMDPADAVFSAANYLCRNGAGRSAEATAQAIWHYNHAEWYVQLVLKLAGQYAQRNPGGPGSGSLG
- a CDS encoding sulfite exporter TauE/SafE family protein, whose amino-acid sequence is MSVWEAVAVALAGLAAGTINTVVGSGTLVTFPVLLAVGYPPVLANVTNTVGLVPGSLSGSVGYRRELIGQGRRLARLAVASVLGGITGAVLLLVLPEEAFLAIVPVLIGLACVMVVVQPRVAARLRAREGHQRREHAGPLLYALIYLAGIYGGYFGAAQGVLLIAIMGLLLDEHLQRINAAKNVLALLVNAVAALVFIAVTDIAWEAAALIAVGSTVGGQVGALIGRRIPQPVLRGLVVLVGLVAMAQILAG